TGTCGCGCGACGTCGACCAGCTTGAAACGCGCATCGGCAAACTGGAATTCCAGCGCATGTTCGCGGGCGAGATGGACGCGGCCAACGCATTCGTCGACATCCAGGCCGGCGCCGGCGGCACCGAGGCGCAGGACTGGGCCGAGATGCTGCTGCGCATGTATCTGCGCTGGGCGGAGGGCCGCGGCTGGCAAACCGAGTTGCTGGAAGCGAGCGATGGCGAAGTCGCCGGCATCAAGTCGGCCACGTTCCGCGTCGCGGGCGATTACGCCTACGGCTGGCTGAAAACCGAGATCGGCGTGCATCGCCTGGTGCGCAAATCGCCGTTCGATTCCGACAACCGCCGCCACACCAGTTTCGCATCCGTGTTCGTGTCGCCCGAAGTCGACGACGACATCGATATCGAAATCAATCCCGCCGACCTCAAGACCGACGTGTACCGCTCGTCCGGCGCCGGCGGCCAGCACGTCAACAAGACCGAATCTGCGGTGCGCATCACGCACATGCCTTCCGGCATCGTCGTGGCCTG
The genomic region above belongs to Rhodanobacteraceae bacterium and contains:
- a CDS encoding peptide chain release factor 2; amino-acid sequence: MEGLDGIGHGLDDAGELLELSADEGDEASVEAVSRDVDQLETRIGKLEFQRMFAGEMDAANAFVDIQAGAGGTEAQDWAEMLLRMYLRWAEGRGWQTELLEASDGEVAGIKSATFRVAGDYAYGWLKTEIGVHRLVRKSPFDSDNRRHTSFASVFVSPEVDDDIDIEINPADLKTDVYRSSGAGGQHVNKTESAVRITHMPSGIVVACQTERSQHANRDRAMKMLRAKLYELELQKRNAEKAALEATKSDVGWGNQIRNYVLDQSRIKDLRTGVERTDTQRVLDGDLDGFIEASLKMGLEAGAKRADAQG